A section of the bacterium genome encodes:
- a CDS encoding DUF4338 domain-containing protein: CLRFSSPAWRLSARDQWIGWSETARCSNLQRVVFSALEE; encoded by the coding sequence ATGCCTGCGCTTTTCGAGCCCTGCCTGGCGTTTGTCGGCGCGAGATCAGTGGATTGGCTGGAGCGAGACGGCCCGTTGTAGCAATCTCCAGCGGGTGGTCTTTAGCGCTCTCGAAGAATGA